The genomic segment tcatacacgtaaaaagcccactcgcgtatatacgagtgaacgtgggagttgaagaccacaaacgcagaagaagaagaagactcgacTGTCACTGGAAAAAAATTGTCCACCTTGTACTCACCAGAATGTCAAGATTAGGTTGATTAAGACGCTATACTAATTAGCTCCATACACCAGCCACGCATGTTGCAAAATGTACAGTTCTTATCCACAGAACGACAACAGGCCTCATGTAAGGGGCCTCAAACGTCacacaagtgaagtgaagtgtgtgtcagtgtgtgtgcgcgcgtgtgtgtgtgtgtgtgattgtatcagTGGATAACGTGTTTTTGCGCTTAATGACATAACTGAAGACAGAAACTATAAACATTTTTCCACACAAGCGCACGTGTGCCTgagggcgtgcatgtgtgtgtgtgtgtttgtgtgtgtgtgtggatgtgccgccggtgtgtatgtgtgtatgtgtgtgtcagctgtgcttccgtgcgtgcgtgcgtgtgtatgtgtgtgtcagagtgtgtttttgtgcaaAGATAGAGAGGATCACTTTCAATGATTCTTTTGTGCAAGTGGGTGAATCCTTCTGCATGTCTTCATTTCCAATTTCTTCAAATCATCTTGCTACTAGCCTAGCTTTTGGGATGATTCCTTCTTTCGACTCCTTGAGTGTACAAATCCATCGTGTTGAAACACATTTTTGTCCAGTATCTTCCACTTGTTTGTAGACATTATTTCTTTTCCAGCTCTccaattctttttgttttgcttcatcaAAACAAACCCCTTCTAACATCATCACATCGTCATTTTGATCCCAAAACGCTGCTGATTCAGGCCCTGCAGATGATACAACTAGTTTGTTTACTTTGGTCGAGTCAACTGACATCCTTTCTCTTTCATATTCTTCTGGTTCTGTGCACTGGATATTAAACCAGTTTTTGTTTCTCCCACTCGATTTGCCAGCTTTGTTCAGTATTTCTGCAGAAATCCTTTTCCTGTCATCCATATGCTCATATGAAATCATTTGGCCAGGTTTCAGTTTACTCAAGTCAATGttgctttccttcatttcatcTGTCTCAGTTTCTTATTCTGTAtcaaaatctgttgttgtttcagcACAAGTGttctttttgcctttttcttcttcacaacaaGATTTTGTAATGACTactgttctttgtctgttttgttttttcttgagaaCATGTAGTGGACTGGTCACATGTAGTGGACTGAGTGAGAATCATGTTCAACTACTGGAGCTgttttctcttgttttgtgtctTCTTTCACTCTTCGCAGCCCACTTTGATGAACACGGACTAGAGTCCCCCCATGACGAACAAAAATCACACTACCATCTTGTCCAATGACAGTTCCTGATTGTTCTGTGTGACATTtgcactgctctccccagggaaaggacatagccacagtgcagcaccaccttttttcctcttttttcactGTCTGCGAGTATATTCATTTTATGATcatttgatttttctacagaattttgccagagacaactacttcattgttgtgggttcttttaaagTGTGCTAAAAGTATGCAGCGTGCAGGACCTTGGTTTggttgtctcatccaaatgaccaagCTTGCTTTTGAGGTTCTTCACCCATGACCCAATTCTAACTGCATCAAAACCAGTCCTAAATGTGTGCTGGAAGTCACCAGTCACATTGTAATAGTGAAACATACCTGCTGTGACCTTAACCTTGAATCAAGTTTAATCAGAAAGGTCTGAGCTTTCACAACTTAAAACAGAGCATCTGTAAACAGTAAATGTATTAAAACACAACAATGCAGGCAATTTACTTGCTCTCATGACTTTAATGCATCAAAGACCAGTAGAAATGATTTTTCAATTCACGTTCAATACATGTCACCATCATTTCAAGCTGCACTGGAATCGGTTCTGAGGTTTGTGATAAATTGCTgccaatgtgctctctctctctctctctctctctctcaagaacatGTGCATAAACATACAACATACTAAACAGATGACATAGTTCATCTGTTCAAATTTTCATAAACCAATGGCATCATTAAAAGACATTTTCATTAGACTGGAATAAGTGTACTAAAGTCACAGACTGGAAGAGGTGAAACAATTGGAACCCTAGTCTATTAATACACAAATTACAATGTAAAATTATAATGGCATCATTTCaccaaaacacatacataaaaaaatattttgaaatctaaaaacagccacaacataatgtatgccaagcacacacacagtacaacacagtaaccatttattgtcaggtGAACTAATGttgtactgacaacacacacacacacacactcacatacatgactGCAAATGTATTACAACTGAGTCAGTTGACTAGCACAATGTTTTTGTGTCATTAGTTCTCTGCCCTTTTAAAATCTACATATCAGAATTCTCCACACATGTCCACCCACAGCCACTCATGCAATCCAAAGTCAACTTAAAGCATTTATGCATACACAGTCACACttacaatcactcacacacatttgcacacgtgcgcgcaaggaacatatgaacatacatacatacacaagcacacacacacacacacaatcttaagtaaaatctctcacacacacacacacacacacacacaaacataaattgTATGTAGGCACAGCAGTCTTACCACATCCTGCAAAATAGGTATGTACAACATTCAACtttcacagaaacaaaaaaaaagatcaccaGGCGTGGTGAAAACCTACAAACAAGGCACAACCCCACTGCATCAGCTCTGGCTCTTTTCTTCTGAACCACCCGCTTCCTCCTGAacatcttcctccccttcctcctcctcctcctcctcctcattgtcatcatccacttcatcctcctcctcactttcTTCCTCATCTGAAGACTGGTCCTCATAAAGCTGACTGCCTTTGTTTGCATTCCACACCCTTGAGGCCAAGTCCTCATCATCCGAATCCGATGGTGGCATCATGTCCTCATCAATGTAGTTGGTGGATTTGGCCTCTCTCTGTCCAAAGGTCTCGGGCCTGCACAGGAAAACACAGTAAATATCTGACATTAGTGACAAGGTAACTAATAACTAAACTTGTGAATAATGCCAATGGGATGGAATTCAGAGCGTTGACACTGTGACAGTTAAACTTTTTAACTGTAACTGAAGGAGGGCCATGTCAAAACTAGTAAATCAAACATTTATCTCTTTTATTCAATCAAACATGCTCACTATTCTGGAACAGACAGTACTTGTCACCAAAAACTGTAAAAATCGATGACTCTCCTCGACATGTCAAGAGCAAACATGCTGAACTGAAAAGACAGCTAACTATcacaaacaaatgtatgtgaatgatgaagaagatgggAGAGCGAACATTGCAatgaaccccccacccaaccccccccaaaaaaacaaccaacaaacaaacaaaaagctccAATGTTTCAGACCTGAAGGAAATAGTACAATGAACaacggttgtgtgtatgtgtgtgtgtgtgtgcactttaacATGCACAACATCACATTAGAAATTTTTTGAAAATCTTTCTGTaccacccatagcttttgtgctagaatgttttgtgatttattacacctaaatcctcaaaattccctggcaaggggagagcactatctaaaaaaaaattctctgacactgaactggttaaataaatattcattacaacagACTCACAAAGTTACTGACCAGAGTCCTTGTTCCTGGATGTACTGAATTTGTGCCTGTAAGAGAATGTTGGCGATTTCCCCCTTCACCTTGTTCCCCTCCTCAATGGGATCAATGATGATAAAGCTGCCTGCACAAAcaaaagacagggacacagtgcaATTACAGTAGTGAGGCAGTAAAAGAGTTGACCAGTTACAGACC from the Babylonia areolata isolate BAREFJ2019XMU chromosome 21, ASM4173473v1, whole genome shotgun sequence genome contains:
- the LOC143296134 gene encoding putative RNA-binding protein EIF1AD, which gives rise to MSRITKRKYVVQEVMEFVLPSENQQIVKVTAGRGNNLHEVIDAKNQTFLVSMPCKFRKNIWVKRGSFIIIDPIEEGNKVKGEIANILLQAQIQYIQEQGLWPETFGQREAKSTNYIDEDMMPPSDSDDEDLASRVWNANKGSQLYEDQSSDEEESEEEDEVDDDNEEEEEEEEGEEDVQEEAGGSEEKSQS